The proteins below are encoded in one region of Flavobacteriales bacterium:
- the mltG gene encoding endolytic transglycosylase MltG, with amino-acid sequence MKKILLVILVLGLIGAYYAYDKYEDIYGKNVTVEEDTSIYIHPEDDYTAVERKLIEQGILDDVDSFIWVAERKSYPQLVKAGHYVIRDGMSNNDLVDMLRAGNQVPVRVSFNNVRNLPQLAGRLSEVLEPDSMEFLRFLTDEGLISAYGFRQETFISMFIPNTYEVYWTETPDGFIKRMASEFKAFWNEDRMRKADALGLTQSEVVTLASIVQAEQSIRPQEWPTIAGLYLNRIRRDMKLESDPTLIYAVGDFSIRRVLNKHKRVDSPYNTYKHKGLPPGPIRMPDIGAVDAVLNSEDHAYIFMCAKADLSGYHHFSETLREHNRYAREYRRTMNANQIYR; translated from the coding sequence ATGAAGAAGATACTGCTGGTGATACTTGTTCTCGGTCTGATAGGCGCCTATTATGCCTATGATAAATACGAGGATATCTACGGTAAGAACGTGACTGTGGAGGAGGACACGTCTATCTACATCCATCCAGAGGATGACTACACGGCCGTGGAACGTAAACTCATCGAGCAAGGGATTCTGGATGATGTGGACTCCTTCATTTGGGTGGCCGAGCGCAAGAGCTATCCCCAACTGGTCAAAGCCGGGCACTATGTCATCCGGGATGGAATGTCCAACAACGACCTTGTGGACATGCTACGGGCAGGGAATCAGGTACCGGTAAGGGTCTCATTCAACAATGTCCGGAACCTACCGCAGTTGGCAGGCAGGCTCTCCGAGGTCCTCGAGCCGGATTCCATGGAGTTCTTGAGGTTCTTGACCGATGAAGGTCTGATCAGTGCATACGGTTTCCGACAAGAGACCTTCATTTCCATGTTCATACCCAACACCTACGAGGTCTACTGGACGGAGACCCCTGATGGTTTCATCAAGCGTATGGCATCAGAGTTCAAGGCCTTTTGGAATGAGGATCGGATGCGCAAGGCGGACGCGCTAGGCTTGACCCAATCCGAGGTGGTGACCTTGGCTTCGATCGTACAGGCAGAACAAAGCATACGCCCGCAGGAATGGCCTACCATCGCGGGGCTGTATCTAAATCGTATCAGACGGGACATGAAATTGGAATCGGACCCTACACTCATCTATGCAGTGGGTGATTTCAGCATACGCAGGGTACTCAATAAGCATAAGCGGGTGGATAGTCCTTACAATACCTACAAGCACAAAGGCCTACCACCTGGGCCCATACGCATGCCTGATATCGGAGCTGTAGATGCAGTTCTTAATTCCGAGGACCATGCATATATCTTCATGTGCGCCAAGGCCGATCTTTCGGGATACCACCATTTCTCAGAGACCTTGAGAGAACACAATAGGTATGCGCGTGAGTACAGGCGTACTATGAATGCCAATCAGATCTATCGATGA